One genomic window of Methanosarcina acetivorans C2A includes the following:
- a CDS encoding IS1182-like element ISMac1 family transposase has protein sequence MFRKYDQKQQFLLPLNLEDFVPENHIARVLNDIVDVVDITAIESTYSKEGCPAYHPKPLLKILLYGYLIGIRSSRKLQQMTQTDTAFMYLAAMQKPDFHTICRFRSTHLGPIKEIFSQVVTFCKEMDMIGSSISIDGTKVKANASSRQSKSSDALEKEIDKILKESIETDKHEDEIYGDSTPYQIPEELVDKKKRLEKIKAAKKKLDEEKLKKINITDNDARIMKHKDGSKKPSYNCQVAVDEKEQIIVAADVVNEENDLHQIEPMIQNVKNTLGYKPTIVLADAGYFSYGNLEFLQEEGIDAYIPDNFYKAEKEGKTRRFRKSLFTYDEQKDCYYCPAAFEIPFTRIQKRKGEPDLRYYVCSYCSQCVLKNACTKSGKRTITRDPREHLMEDMRDKLNTEKGTEKYQKRMSTVEPVFGQMKQDRGFREFLLRGKRKTGIEFVMMCTVHNIKKIADFIKREGKNLKSMLKMIVGGGSKGWNKGGIRARITNTLC, from the coding sequence ATGTTTCGAAAGTACGATCAAAAGCAGCAGTTTTTACTTCCATTAAACCTGGAAGATTTTGTTCCTGAAAACCATATCGCCAGAGTACTAAACGACATCGTAGATGTCGTTGATATCACTGCTATTGAATCCACTTACTCTAAGGAAGGCTGCCCAGCCTATCATCCAAAACCTCTTTTAAAAATATTACTTTATGGTTACCTTATAGGCATTAGAAGTTCACGTAAACTGCAACAAATGACTCAAACTGATACTGCATTTATGTATCTGGCAGCCATGCAAAAACCTGATTTTCATACGATTTGTCGATTCCGTTCAACTCATCTTGGCCCTATAAAAGAAATCTTTTCCCAGGTTGTCACATTTTGTAAAGAAATGGATATGATTGGTTCCAGTATCTCAATTGACGGAACAAAGGTTAAGGCAAATGCTTCATCAAGACAGAGCAAGAGTTCGGATGCTCTCGAAAAAGAAATAGATAAGATACTCAAAGAGAGTATTGAGACAGATAAACATGAAGATGAAATTTATGGTGACTCGACACCATATCAGATTCCAGAAGAGCTTGTTGACAAGAAGAAAAGACTGGAAAAAATAAAAGCTGCTAAGAAGAAGCTTGATGAAGAAAAGCTGAAAAAAATAAACATCACAGATAACGATGCTCGAATTATGAAGCATAAAGATGGAAGCAAGAAACCTTCCTACAATTGTCAGGTTGCTGTTGATGAAAAAGAGCAAATAATCGTTGCAGCAGACGTTGTCAACGAAGAAAACGACCTTCATCAAATAGAACCAATGATACAGAATGTAAAAAACACACTGGGATATAAACCAACAATAGTACTTGCAGATGCAGGTTATTTCTCATATGGGAATCTGGAATTTTTACAGGAAGAAGGCATTGATGCTTATATTCCTGACAATTTCTATAAAGCTGAAAAAGAAGGAAAAACCAGGAGGTTCAGGAAGTCTCTTTTTACATACGATGAACAAAAAGACTGCTATTATTGTCCTGCTGCATTTGAAATCCCCTTTACAAGAATACAAAAGAGGAAAGGTGAACCTGATTTAAGGTATTATGTATGTAGCTATTGTTCTCAGTGTGTGCTGAAAAATGCATGTACTAAGAGCGGAAAAAGGACAATAACAAGAGATCCTAGGGAACATTTGATGGAGGATATGAGGGATAAACTGAACACAGAGAAGGGGACGGAAAAGTATCAGAAAAGAATGTCTACCGTAGAACCTGTGTTTGGTCAGATGAAACAGGATAGAGGGTTCAGAGAATTCTTATTGAGAGGAAAAAGGAAGACAGGAATTGAATTTGTTATGATGTGTACTGTACATAATATAAAGAAAATAGCAGACTTTATAAAAAGAGAAGGGAAAAACCTGAAAAGTATGCTGAAAATGATAGTTGGAGGAGGAAGTAAAGGATGGAATAAAGGGGGAATTCGAGCGAGAATAACAAATACTCTATGTTGA
- a CDS encoding transposase: MGYDGHKKVKGIKLSVLVDLQGLPLSIIVVPANKNDSTLYIPSLKNFKIMRPVGRPVNRPSKVTADGMYDTVKIRVLLIKYR; the protein is encoded by the coding sequence ATCGGCTATGATGGTCACAAGAAAGTAAAGGGAATAAAATTAAGCGTTTTAGTAGATTTACAGGGTCTACCTCTTTCTATTATCGTTGTCCCTGCAAATAAGAATGACTCAACACTTTACATACCTTCACTTAAAAACTTCAAGATTATGAGACCTGTAGGAAGGCCTGTTAACAGGCCTTCCAAAGTGACAGCTGATGGAATGTATGACACAGTTAAGATTAGGGTATTGTTAATTAAATATAGATAA